A part of Acipenser ruthenus chromosome 12, fAciRut3.2 maternal haplotype, whole genome shotgun sequence genomic DNA contains:
- the LOC117416983 gene encoding UDP-GlcNAc:betaGal beta-1,3-N-acetylglucosaminyltransferase 7-like yields MLSTRERWKICKSVCMMSFIIVVTLTILNSAGGGTTTSRDRLLVQLSQGELKTQKRNALPAGHNFWKQKKHEATTEEATVTDDRPQSRTWDVTTTNCTANLNFTHMEWFGGLESNFQQFLLYRHCRYFPMVINHPEKCSGNVYLLIVIKSIITQHDRREVIRKTWGKEREVNGNKVKTLFLLGAASKEGEQANHQKLLEYEDYIYGDILQWDFMDSFFNLTLKEVHFLKWFSTYCENVQYIFKGDDDVFVNTENIMEFLDGSKVTNLFVGDVLYRAKPIRKKENKYYIPHALYNKTHYPPYAGGGGFLMDGHVARKLYGASETLDLYPIDDVFLGMCLEVLHVTPVKHDGFKTFGIVKNKNSKMNREPCFFKSLIVIHKLLPPELMHMWSLVKRNLVCSRKIGFIAV; encoded by the exons at gTTGAGCACTAGAGAACGATGGAAGATCTGCAAAAGTGTGTGCATGATGTCTTTCATTATCGTGGTGACTCTGACCATTCTAAATTCTGCTGGTGGTggcaccaccaccagcagagacCGTCTTCTAGTGCAGCTTTCACAGGGAGAGCTCAAAACCCAGAAGCGAAATGCCCTCCCCGCGGGACACAACTTCTGGAAACAAAAGAAACACGAGGCTACCACCGAGGAAGCCACAGTGACCGACGACAGACCCCAGAGCCGGACCTGGGATGTGACCACCACCAACTGCACTGCCAACTTGAACTTCACCCACATGGAGTGGTTCGGTGGCCTGGAGTCTAACTTTCAGCAGTTCCTGCTCTACAGACACTGCAGGTATTTCCCCATGGTCATCAACCACCCTGAGAAATGCAGTGGAAACGTCTACCTCTTGATTGTCATCAAGTCCATCATAACGCAGCATGACCGCAGGGAGGTCATCAGGAAGACCTGGGGCAAGGAGAGGGAGGTCAACGGCAATAAGGTCAAGACCTTGTTCCTCCTGGGGGCTGCCTCCAAGGAGGGCGAGCAAGCCAATCACCAGAAGCTCCTGGAGTATGAAGACTACATCTACGGCGACATCCTGCAGTGGGACTTCATGGATAGCTTCTTCAACCTCACTCTGAAAGAGGTCCACTTCTTGAAGTGGTTTTCCACCTACTGCGAAAACGTGCAGTACATATTCAAAGGCGATGATGACGTTTTCGTCAACACAGAGAACATCATGGAGTTTCTGGATGGTAGCAAGGTTACAAATCTGTTCGTTGGGGACGTGCTCTACAGGGCAAAACCCATTAGAAAGAAGGAGAATAAATATTACATCCCCCATGCCCTGTATAATAAAACGCACTACCCACCCTAtgctgggggaggggggttccTGATGGACGGACACGTGGCTAGAAAATTATACGGAGCTTCGGAAACCTTGGACCTCTATCCCATTGATGACGTCTTCCTTGGAATGTGCCTGGAAGTTCTCCATGTGACTCCCGTCAAGCACGACGGCTTCAAAACCTTTGGGATTGtgaagaacaagaacagcaaaATGAACAGAGAACCTTGCTTTTTCAAAAGCTTAATAGTGATCCACAAGCTGCTCCCTCCGGAACTCATGCACATGTGGAGTCTGGTCAAGAGAAACCTTGTTTGTTCACGGAAAATAGGTTTTATAGCCGTCTGA